A single region of the Glycine max cultivar Williams 82 chromosome 20, Glycine_max_v4.0, whole genome shotgun sequence genome encodes:
- the LOC106797830 gene encoding uncharacterized protein produces the protein MGLIKAMEPYKKYDRIASRARLPIRKVYERRKLELLIFSSDDAYGWTHRLERYFELRNVHEEEKLCATVVAMEDRELRWYQWWARCNPELTWDGFKLAVVRRFQPSMAQNPFELLLALKQTGTMVEFVEEFEKYVGALKAIDQEFARGIFMNGLKKEIQVEVKLYELKSLSDLIQKSIMIEEKNLVWTKKGTNTFTKPTTISKASSYTKSVTVDTKPWLDRKTEIGTSATNLVSVQAGEMNKTRGGDFIRLSGAEMRDKREKGLCFICDEPYHREHKCKNKQFHMII, from the coding sequence ATGGGCCTCATCAAGGCTATGGAACCATACAAAAAGTATGATAGGATTGCTAGTCGAGCAAGGCTTCCTATTAGGAAGGTGTATGAGAGGAGGAAGCTTGAGCTCCTGATTTTCTCCAGCGACGATGCGTACGGTTGGACGCACCGTTTGGAACGATACTTTGAGTTGCGAAACGTTCATGAGGAAGAGAAATTGTGTGCCACTGTGGTGGCCATGGAGGATAGAGAACTAAGATGGTATCAATGGTGGGCTAGGTGCAATCCTGAACTGACTTGGGATGGGTTCAAGTTGGCGGTGGTTCGCAGGTTTCAACCTTCAATGGCACAAAATCCCTTTGAGTTGTTGTTGGCACTCAAACAAACAGGGACGATGGTGGAGTTTGTGGAGGAGTTTGAGAAATATGTTGGAGCTTTGAAGGCCATTGATCAAGAATTTGCACGAGGTATCTTCATGAATGGCTTGAAAAAGGAAATTCAAGTCGAGGTAAAACTTTATGAATTAAAGTCTCTGTCTGATTTAATTCAAAAGTCTATTATGATTGAGGAGAAGAATCTAGTTTGGACTAAGAAGGGAACCAACACTTTCACTAAGCCAACCACTATTTCTAAGGCTAGTTCTTACACTAAGTCTGTGACTGTGGATACCAAGCCTTGGTTAGATAGGAAAACTGAGATTGGTACCTCTGCTACTAATCTTGTGAGTGTTCAGGCTGGGGAAATGAATAAAACCAGGGGTGGTGATTTCATACGTTTGTCTGGGGCTGAGATGAGAgacaaaagggagaagggacTATGTTTCATATGTGATGAGCCCTACCATAGAGAACACAAATGCAAGAATAAGCAGTTTCATATGATCATttaa